The Thermacetogenium phaeum DSM 12270 genome segment CCGCCCGAGCACAACGGCATTCTTCAGGGTGCGGCTGACGTGCTCCTGCCCGATGACATCCCGAAAAAGCTGCGGCCGCCATTCCCTGTACAAAGCGAGCTGCTCCATCCCTGCAGCCTCCTTTCCCGGCTCCGGAAGCCGCGCCCCCTTTCTGCCTGCACCTCCACTGACAAGCGGTCGCAGACACACCAGGCACGGGGTGGCCTTTTCCAAAAATTAATATAGTATACTTACCGGCAAATCGCAACAAAAAAGCGCCCGGCTGCCAACGCAGGGCAGCGCAGGTGAGCTCTTTAAAAGACCCACCGCCCTTCGAAAGCGTTGCGGCGTCCCCTTTTCCGGACGGCCATGCGCACTCCAGGTTCGAGCCAACGCCGGCTAACAACAGCTGTTTCCTGCGGGCTCTTTCTTATACAAAAAAAGTGGCTTTTCATGCCACTTTTGCCATCCTCAAATTTAATGGCCGTGCACCTGCCTCCGAATTACACCTTCCGGGCGGTACCGGTGCAGTTAGCTCGGTTCAGGCACCCCCGCGGCACCCAGGAAAGCACCACTTACCGCTGCTTCCTTCCGGACCTGACGGGGTTCATGGGTTCCTGCTGCGCGGGACCCAAACGTCTTCACCACTTACACCGGGCAGCCCCACAAGGCTAACCCTCGGGCAGGGATTCGACCCCGCTCTAGCGGACTGCGGGCAACAGGGAACCGCTACCTCCCCATCTAGCACGACCATACCTCTCTTCTCTCTCTCGTCACTTCTTCCTCCCCGATAAAGGGACGAGAACTGGCGCGCCCAGAGGGAATCGAACCCCCAACCTACAGATCCGAAGTCTGTCGCTCTATCCAGTTGAGCTATGGGCGCCCCTATAATAAAAATGGCGGAGAGAGTGGGATTCGAACCCACGAGGCGGGTTTTTGACCCGCCCACTCGATTTCCAGTCGAGCGCTTTCGACCAACTCAGCCATCTCTCCGCACCAGATCCGTTCACTGTTATTATACCATCTTTTCCGCCTCAAGCAAATGCGGCCCCGGCATTTTTCCCTTCTCTCCGGCTCCAAACCCGCTTCAACGCAGACCGCTTCCAATTAGCTCTTCCATGCCCCGCTGCTTGCAATCTGCGGCCGCAGTGCGGATGCCTCCCCGGCAAAAAGCAGCTTATTCATTTGCTTTCTAAAGCCGGATAGGTCAACCGGGACTGTGAATCTCTTTAACCACAAGTGTGTCAATTTGATCGACAAAAGATCTTACTTCATCAAACCAGGTAGCAACAATATCGGCTTCAAATTTGACCAGGTCGGCATAATCAGCTTTCCGGCGGGCGTCGAACAGCCCGTTATGTAATTTCTGAAAAAAGCAATTCCGCCTCAGTTATAGCTTCTTTAGCGCCTTCTAATAAGCGTTGTTCCTTCCTCATAGCCTAGGCAGTGGCAAGTGACCCGGTAGCTTACCTGGCTGCTCTTATCCTCAATGGCCACGTTAGTAATCCCCCCTGCCACTATCATACACTATGGTCACAACCGTATACCAGTATTTTCAAATTTGAAGATGGTGACAACCCGCTGTAGGAAATTTCCAAGATTTTTATTGTTTATAAACCATGGTTAAATTAGAATAGTAGATGGTGAAGCTTAATTGGAACGCCTAGCCTGCGGCCTCGGTGGTAGAATAGAGCTAGAGATGCCTGCCGGTTGTTTAGAGATTACAAGAGTAATCCCGGCAGGCCGGGTAAAAAGCAGACCCTCAAGCCGCCTGGGGCGGCACCAACAGAGCATGAAAATACCCGACGGGTCTACCGGCGAGCGACCTATGGAAGGCCGGGTAACAGGAAAGGCGAAGCGAGGATGACAGGTCGGGATGCGAGCACAGACACCTTATGAGTTTCGATGGAATGGATTCGCTGCGAGGCCAAACGCTGCGATTGACAGAAGCAGTTCGCAACTTGTTACGCAGCATCCCAGAGCTGTCCCGAAGCGAGCCGTCGTCCTGTCCGGCCTGGAATCGGGAGTCGAGCGGTAGACCGGCGGGTGAACTCGATGTATTTTCATGACAGGTAAAACGAGGAGGAGACCATCTTTGGCAGGGCTCGAAAGTCTCCAAGCAGAAATGCAGATCGATTCCGCTGCTGTCGCCTCTCGTCTTACTCAATTCATTGCCGCGAAAGTGGAGGAACTCGAAAGGGAAGGAGTGATACTCGGGCTCAGCGGTGGAGTGGACTCGGCAGTTGTCGCCGCTTTATGCAGAATGGCGATTGGCCCTGACAAAGTACTTGTCCTTGTGATGCCAGACAAAGACTCTCGTAAGGAACACTTCCATGATGCTCTCACTTTGGCGGCAGATTTAGGAATCGATATCAAAGTAATCGATCTTACAAATTGGCTGAAGGAAGTGGATGCATACCGTCTTTTTGCTTTAACCAAATATTCGTTTCTCGGTAAGCTCCGAGAAAGAATCATGCAAGCCGCTTACGGCTACTATCGAAAGAAGACTGGAGAAACTCCATTTTCGTCGAGTCTCTTAGGGTTCAAGGACAAAGACTTTTCTTCGTATCTCAAAACAGGGAATGCTTACTACCGCTTAAAACACCGGCTGCGCATGGTGCTGCTTTACCTCCACGGAGAGCTTGAAAACAGGCTGGTTGTAGGCTGCGCCAACAAGACAGAATACAAAATCGGCTTTTTTGTCAAGCACGGCTGCGACGACGCTGCTGATGTCATGCCCCTTCTTGACCTTTATAAAACTCAAGTGAAGGCACTTGCTCAACAGTTGGATATTCCAACGCATATCATTGAAAAAGCTCCTTCCCCCGATATTCTTCCCGGCATAAACGATGAAGAGGCAATAGGCCTTTCCTATAAAGAGCTTGATCTTATCTTGCTGGCATTAGAAAAAGGCTGGGCTGAATCAGAAATCAGCCAGGCGGTTGGCGTCGAAAAAGAAAGGGTTGAGTATGTTAAGGGTCTTATCCAGAGATCGGACCACATGCGCCAGACCTATTTCCCCAAGCTCCAAAATAGTGTATAACAGGTAGTGGGGCTACAAATTGTCAAAATCTGGGGTCAACCCACAATTCTTAATACGCAGGGCTATAATAAATAACAACAGGCAGATAAAACACGGGAGGGTAAAGCAGCGATGTTGTATAACGGCCACGTTAATGTTTAACATTGGCCTGCAACTCATTTTCAAAATAAACGCTGGTGCTGGGGAAGGCCAAGGCGACACCTTCCCTTTCTAAAATCTCCACTATCTTAAAGTTGATGTCCTCTTTCACTTCCAGGTACTTTGCCCAGTTGGTGGTAATGGTGAAGAAATACAGGAAGATCTCTATACCGCTCTCCCCGAAAGAATCGAAGCGCACGAAGATCGTCTCCTTATGGACTTCTGGGTGCTTTTCCAGCATCTCCTTAATATCCCTGATGCACCTGGCTATTTTTTCTTTCGGGGTATTGTACATGATGCCCAGATTGAAGGTAATCCTTCTTTTTCCCATCCTGCTCCAGTTGGTGATCGACTCATTGGCCAGAACGGCATTGGGGATCGTCACCAAAGCATCGGCAAAGGTGCGGATCTTCGTGCTGCGGAAATTAATGTCCTCCACGGTGCCTTCCACGCTGGGAGTCGCGATCCAGTCCCCGATACTAAAGGGCTTATCCGTGATGATCACCAGGCCGCCGAAAAAATTGGTGAGGACATCCTTGGCGGCTAAAGAAATCGCCAGACCTCCCAGCCCCAAACCGGCAATAAAACCGTCGATCCTGTATTCCCACTCTTGAGCGATAATAGTAACGGACAGGGCAACCATGATCACCTTGGCCGCTTTGGCGAGGACCGGCCACAGTATTTTATCGATCTTAATGCCCAGGAGCTTCTCCAATTCCCCATCCAATTCCTGAAAGCGATCGGCCAGATTATAAAAACCCACGGTAATCAGAATGATGATCGCCGTTCGAAAGCACCTGGCAATAAACAGGTCGGCCTCTCTGCCGAACGGCAGGTAGCTGAGGGCTAAATACAACCCCAAGACGATAAAAAACAGCTGCAGCGGCCCGCGAAACCCCTCAATCAAAAGGTTATCCAGATTGGTCTTGGTCTTCTGCGTGAAGGAGAGAACGTACTTAAAGACTAAATCGGTAAAAACCCTGCGGAGGACCACCCAGAATGCGAAAATTGCTGCCGCTATCAACAGGTTGTAGATCAGGTCCAAATTAATTAGATCCAGATACCGGATAAGCCCCATCACACTCATTCCCTCTATATTTATATTAAAACTACTATGCCGCTTTTCCCGACAAATTCCACCTGCAGGACACACCTCGTCGCTTCTTGAAGCCACAGCGGCCTCAAAGATATCTATTTTTTAGTACAATCTATTTTTTTAGTACAATATTTAGTTAGTACAATATTTAGATAGAAAATCCTGCACCGATTACCGGGCAGTCGTTTATATAGGGTGGGCTGGAGGGGCATCCCCTTGCGCCCGCCCGACACCTCTTAAGATCCCGGGAACACTTCGGCTTGAGGGGGTGCCCGCTTTAAAGCCGAACCGGCATTCGGCGCAGGTGAAAGGAAAAACAACAGGCTTGCAGCAGAACCACAAGCCCGCAGCTTCTGGCGGAGAGGGTGGGATTCGAACCCACGAGGCGGCTCAGCACCACCTACTCGATTTCGAGTCGAGCGCCTTCAACCGGACTCGGCCACCTCTCCCTATGTTCCCGCTTTTCTTGAAAAACACCGTCGCCTAAAAATTATATACCGACTTTCATCAACCTGTCAAAACCCGCCCGGGATAACCGCGAACTTCTTTCTCAAGTCCGCAAAAGCCCCTCCATCCCTCTATTTTCGACCAGTCCTTTTACAAATAGAAGGACTGCTCCTGCTATGTGTCGAATATCCAACATGAGACCTCACACCCGCCCCCACCGCAGACGGAAGGCTAAGGCCGGCCGTCAGAGGTCACAAACGTCCGCATTTGCCTTTAAAAACAGCCGGCGCTGCCGGCAGCACCGCCGGGATGGCGCTGAATTGCTTTTGCCCGGGCCTCCATGGTAAAATAGGCCAAAAGTTAAACCAGTCGGTACCCCGGACGGCATTACCGGGAAATGATACAGGGGACGATTCATGGAGAAAGAAGAACGCGCAACAAGCGATGAAACATTCATGAAAGAGGCCCTCAAAGAGGCCTACAAGGCCGCCGCCAAAGGGGAGGTTCCGGTGGGAGCGGTTGTCGTCTCCAAAGGAGAGGTCATCGCCCGCAGCCACAACCTCAAAGAAAGGCTTAACGACCCCACCGCTCACGCCGAAATGCTGGCCCTGCGCGAGGCCGCCCTGCGGCTGGGCAGCTGGCGGCTGAACGGCTGCACCCTTTACGTGACCATGGAGCCCTGCCCCATGTGTGCCGGAGCAGCCATTCAGGGGCGGGTACAGCGGATCGTCTACGGCGCCCCCGACCCCAAGGCCGGTGCCGCCGGGAGCTGCGTCGACCTGCTGGGGGAGACCTGCTTCAACCACCGCGTCGAGGTGGCAGGAGGGGTGCTGAGGGAAAAGTGCGCCCGACTGCTGCAGGAATTCTTCCGCAAGCTGCGGGCCGGCGAGATAGCAGCAGCCGCACCCCCTTCGGAGCCCGATGAAGGGTGCCATCCACTCCCCAGGCGATAACACATCTTCCCAACCAACCCCCCTAACAAAGGCAATTCTTAATCCGGCAGCTGCCAACCGGCAACAAACAGAAAACGCTCTTTTCCCCACAGGCAAGAGAGTGGCAGTCCACCCGGCAACCGTTGCCGGTTGGCGGCCCGAAAGCAGCGACCGGCGAGCTTTTTTCACTCTTACTGTCCCGTCTCTCACAGGTACGATCCTCTGCCCCGCCGCCGGCATTCCTTTTAAAAGGTTGTTGTTGCCAGAAGAAAGTGCTAAAATAGACTGCAGACATGTCGCCGGAAAAAGCCCTCGGGATCTTCTCCTCAGAAAACCTCTCCTTTTATAAGTTAAGTTATAAGTCAAGGCCCGGGGCCGGACAGGCCCTATGCCACAGCCTTAGAACCACGCACAATTCGGCAAACCCTCGCAGCAAATGACAGCCATTCATTGTGACAGAAATCGCACAGCGAGTTTCTCGACGCGAAAGGTGGGTGATTTCATGACCTACGCAGTGATTATGGCCGGTGGGCGGGGGGAAAGGTTCTGGCCGAAAAGCAAGCAGCGCTGCCCCAAGCAGTTTCTGAGGCTGGTGGAGGACAGAACCATGCTTCAAAAAACCGCCTCCAGGCTGGAGATGTTCCTGGCGCCGGAAAACATCTTCGTCATCACCGCCAGGGACTACAGGGAGATCGTCCTGGAGCAGGTACCCGAGATCCCCGAGGAAAACCTCATCTTCGAACCCTTCGGGAGGGACACTGCGGCCGCCATCGGGCTTGGTACCATCGCGGCGAAAAAGAGGGACCCTGCCGGGGTGATCATCGTCCTCCCTGCCGACCACTACATCGCCGACGAAAGGCGCTTTTGTGAGGTGCTGGAGGCGGCCGTCGGCGCCGCCTCCAGCGGGGAACACGCCGTAACCATTGGTATCCGCCCTGTGCGGCCGGAGACCGGATTCGGCTACATCGCCCGGGGTGAGCGCTACCGGGATTACAACGGCATCCCCGCCTACCGGGTGCTCGGGTTCACCGAGAAACCGGACCGGGAGCGCGCCCTTCAATTCCTGGAAAAAGGCAACTACCTCTGGAACAGCGGGATCTTCGTCTGGAGGGCCGACCTGATCGAAAGGCTCATCGAAAAACACCTCCCCGCTCTGGCCGCCGGGCTCAAGGAGATCGAGGAGTCTTGGGGCACGGAGCGATGCGGGATGGTGCTGGAAAAGGTCTACGCCGGGCTGCCGAAGATCTCCATCGACTACGGGGTGATGGAGAAGGCCGAAGGTGTCCTGGTCTTCCTCGGCGATTTCGGCTGGGACGATGTCGGCTCCTGGACCGCCCTGGAGTCTTACAAAAAGAAGGACGGCAACGGCAACATCCTGGAGGGGCGTGGTGTTCTGGTGGATACGGAAAACACCCTGGTACAGACCACCAGCAAGGTGGTTGCCACTCTGGGGGTAAAGGACCTGATCGTCGTCGAGGACGAGGGAAGCATCCTCATCTGCCACAAGAAAAAGGCCCAGGAGCTGAAAAAAGTGATCAACGCCCTTCAAGAAAATGGATATAAGGAGATACTGTAAAATGAATGCCGATATCTTTCGCCAGTACGATATCCGCGGGCACGCGGAAAGGGATCTCACCGACGAAACCGTCCGGCTGATCGGACGGGCCTTCGGAAGCTATGTCCTGGAGCACGGCAAAAAGGACGTTCTGGTGGGCAGGGACAACCGGCTTAGCTCGCCGAGAATCCACCATGCCCTCCTGAACGGACTGCTGTCAACCGGCTGCCGCGTCATCGACATCGGCACGGTGGTCACCCCCATCCTCTACTTCGCCAGGGAGCACTGGCAGGTGGAAGGAGGGGTGATGATCACCGGCAGCCACAACCCCCCTGAAGAGAACGGCTTCAAGCTGGCCTGCGGACCGGGAACCATCTACGGAAAGGAGATCACCCACCTGAGGGAAATGATCTCCAGAGGGGAATTCCGCTCCGGAGCCGGCACCCTGGATTCAAAGGATGCCGCCGGCCCCTACATAGAGATGCTGAATGAAAAGATCCGGCTGGGGCCGCGGAAACTCAAGGTGGCGGTGGACTGCGGCAACGGTACGGCCTCCCTTTTTGCGGAAAGGATCCTTCAGAACTGGGGGTGCGAGGTGATCCCCCTTTACTGCAGTTCGGACGGAACCTTTCCCAACCACCACCCGGACCCGGTGAAAACGGCCAACCTCACCGCACTCAAAAGTGTGGTGCTGGAGGAAAATGCCGACTTAGGGGTCGCCTACGACGGAGACGCCGACCGCATCGGGGTCGTCGACGATCGGGGGAATGTGGTCTGGGGGGACAGGCTGATGTGCCTCTTCTGGCGGGAAATCCTCCCCCGCCATCCGGGGGCACTGGCGATCATCGAAGTGAAGTGCTCCCAGGCCCTGGTAGACGAGGTGCGCAGGTTAGGGGGCAAACCGGTCTTTTACAAAACCGGGCATTCCCTGATCAAGGCCAAGATGCGGGAGACCGGAGCGGTCTTTACCGGGGAGATGTCGGGTCATATGTTCTTCGCCGATGAATATTATGGTTATGACGACGCCTTTTATGCCACGGGGAGGCTTTTGAGAATACTCTCCCATACGGAGAAGTCCCTTTCGCAGCTGCTGGCAGACATCCCCCACTATTACGCCACCGCCGAGACCCGGATTCCCTGTCCCGACAAGGCCAAATTCTCCGTGGTCTCCCGCCTGGTGGAAAGGTTCCGCAGGGAGTACGAAATCATCGATGTCGACGGGGTGCGGGTGATCTTTCCCGACGGGTGGGGCCTGGTGCGGGCCTCCAACACCCAGCCCGTTCTGGTTGCCAGGTGCGAGTCGCGAACGCCTGAGGGGCTGAGGAGGATCTGCACCATCATGAAGGACGCCATCGGGCAAAACGAAGAGGTGGGTGAGTTTGAATGGGAGTTTTAGACCCGGAGGTCCTGTTTCAAAAAAGCCTCAGCGGCCCCCGGGAACAGGCGCGGGCAACTAAGGATGTCAACCTGGTCATCGGCGTTCCCTTTTACAACGAGGTTCGCACCCTTCCCCGGGTCCTCCAGTTTATCGAGGAGGGCCTGGCCGGGATGCAGGCGCTGGAACGCTCGCTCATCATCTGCGCCGGGGATCCCGCCGGCGCGGAGGCCCTCAAGGCCATCAAGGAACTCGATCTCAAGGCCGCCCACATGGAATTTCTGATGCTGCCCGGCTGTAACGGCAGGGGAGCGAGCATCAGGGCAATTATGGAGCTGGCAAACATCCTGGAATCCGACCTGGTGCTCCTCGCCGCCGACCTGGTGGGGGGAAAGGGATCCGGCCTGCAACCGGAACACGTTAAACAAATGATAGAGCCCATCGGGGAGGAATACGACCTGGTGCTGGCCTCCTTCCGGAGGCAATACTACGAAGATCTCCTGAGCAGGCTCTTTTTAGGGCCACTCTTGGAGGTCCTCTACGGTTTTAAAATCAGCGACCCCATCAGCGGAAATTACGCCGTCTCCCACGACCTGGTGGAGGACTTCTGCACGGACATTAAATTCTGGTCGGACCTGACCCGGGGTTTCGGCATCGATCCCTGGATGATCACCAGGGCAATCATTCAGCGCAAGAAGATCTGCGAGGTGCCCCTCGGTTTTAAAACAGAAGAGGTATCCCTCGACAAAATGAAGCACGTTTTTAAAGATCTGACCGGGTTTATCTTTGAGGCCATCAAAAGGGATGAGGAATTCTGGAGAAAAGGGAGGCTCATCCGGAAAACTCCGGACATCTGCGAAAAGGAGCCCTTCGGGGAAACTCCTTTGCTTCCACCCCCGGAGTCCCGGGCTCTCATCCGCCACTTCGCCAACGGCTTCCACCAGTACCGCGCCGTTTTCGCCGATGCATGCCCGGAAGCGCTTTTTGCGGCTTTGGAGAGAAGCGCCTCCGCTCAGGATAGGGATTTCCATTTTGACGGCGAGACCTGGGCAAACCTGGTCTACGACCTCATCTTCCACTACAGCTTTGCGCCGGACGCCGGCAGGGAGGACATCCTGGAGGCCCTCACCGCCGCCTTCTGCGGGAGGCTGGCCGGCTTCCTGAGTCACCTGGAAGTTCTTCAGGAGGACCTGGCCAGCAGCAAGAACGCCTACAGCGCAACCATCATCGCCGGCCGGGCCGAAAGCGAGAAGGAGGAGCAGAGAAAGCACTTCCTGCACGGGCGCGACAGCTTCATCCAGAAGTGGAGCCAAAAAACCTGGGAGCACAAACCCCCCCTGATCCCCGCCGACTTCCTGGAGTTCATCCCCGGCAGGCCGATCGTCCTGCCCAAGAGCATCGAAGGACAAGGCGGACGGGAAATCCGGACGGCCGACATCTTCAGCAGACTGCAGAATCGCTACACTGAAAGGTTCCATGAGTTTCTGGAAAAAGGGCTGAAGATACCTTCCACCTCCCCTTCTTCCGTGATCGCCCGGCACTTGGAGGAGTTTATGGCGGAAATGGAGAGGGTCATCGATCGCTTGGCCCCCGGGAACATCTATACCGAGGAGGGAACCAGGGAGGCCGTTTTCAGCATCTTCGAGCTCCTCGGTTATCCCAAGACCTACGGCATCAAGGATGAGATCTTCCGGGAGGCCCTGATGCACTTTCCGCCCCTCAACATCATGATTCCGGAGGGCTGCCGGACACCCAGGGAGCTCACCGAGAGGATGCTCCCCAGGGATGCCGTCACCCTGGCCAACCTCATCGAAACCCGCAGGTGGACCGACCGGGTACTGCTCCGGATCCTGGACCACCTGACACCTGAGGACATGGAGGAGATGGAGATCAAGCCCATCATCCTGGGTGAGAGTATCCTGGGAGGGGCGTTCAAGCTGGGGAAGATCTCCGATCTCAACATGCTCACGACGAGGCTGGTGGTCAGCCCCCTGAGCAAGGGGGTAGGAGGGAGGTATCCTAAGCTCCGCTTCTTCCTCTTCATCGGCAGGCAGATCATGATCGCCCAGAACTATTCGCTCCTCTACAGGACTTACGCCCGGGAAAGGAAAAACCTCGGGAAAAAGATTAGAAACTCCCTCATCGGCCGCTTTGAAACCAGCCCCTTTTCTGCCTACAACATCTTTGAAAACTTCCACCACCGCGCACTCGTAACCGCCCTCCGCATCCTGGCCCAGAAGATCACCCTCACCGGGCTGGAAAGGGATGCCTGGCTGCTGAGGGAGATGTGCAACGGCTACGGGATCAGCCAGGTGCTGGACGACGGCACCTTCATCCCCTGCTCCTCCTGGAGCTGGGCCAGCTACAGCGCCAAAGGAGGCACGGGAATCCCCACCCCCCTCTCCTCGCACGTGGAAGAGAAGTGGTTCAACCACGACTTCCTGGAGGAAATCTACGCGGAACTGGGTTTCGATCCGGGGGAGATCCTGCAGCGGCTCACACAGCTGATCGGGGAGGGAAGGGCCTACGATGACCTCCTGGATGTGCTCCTCGGGCTGAAGCCCAAAGATGTAACGGTAATCGCCCAGGAAACCCAGGACTACCCCCCGGCCAAACCCCTGGTGCGCCATCCCGGCAACCCGATCCTCAGCCCTCTGAAAGAGCACCCCTGGGAGAGCAGGTACGTTCTCAACGCCGCCGCCGTCCGCCTCCAGGGGAAGGTCCACCTGCTCTACAGGGCCTACGGGGATGACGAGGTTTCCCGCATCGGTCTGGCGGTCACCGACGGGTATCGGGTGTTGGAGCGGCTCCCGGAACCGGTGTTCGTTCCCCAGACCGAACGCGAGAAAAAGGGGGTTGAGGACCCCCGGGTCGTGATCATCAACGGCCGCCTCTACATGCTCTACACCGCCTACGACGGAGTCATCGCCCAGATAGCCGCCGCCTCCATCTCCGTCGAGGACTTTCTGGCCCGCCGCTTCGACCGCTGGCGCAGGGAGGGTCTGGCCTTCCAGGACGTCTGGGACAAGGATGCCTTCCTCTTCCCGGAAAGGATCGGCGGCAGGTACGTGATCTATCACCGCATCGAACCCAGCATTTGGGTCTCCTATCTGGATCAGCTCAAATTCCCGGTTCCCAAAGAAAGCCACACCATCATCATGGGCCCGCGCCCGGGCAAGATGTGGGACTTCCTGAAAATCGGGGCCGGCGCCCAGCCCATCAAAACCAGGTACGGCTGGCTGCTGATCTACCACGGGGTGGATAAAACCCGGGTGTACCGCCTAGGGGTCATGCTCGTCCCCCTGGACAGCCCGGAGCGCATCATCTACCGCTCTCCCAACCCCATCCTCTCCCCGGAGGCTGAATACGAAATCGGGAAGCCGGGTGAGAGCTGGGTGCCCAATGTGGTTTTCACCTGCGGCGCCGTCCCGGCGGAAGACAAGGAAATCCTGGATGCCGATGACGAAATTCTCGTCTACTACGGGGCTGCCGACACCCACCTCTGCCTGGCTACGGGACGGGTGGGGGATCTGATACCCGAAGAAATCAGGAGGGAGCTGGAGAATCAGGCGCGCCCGTAGTCATCCTCGAGCCGGATGATGTCGTCCTCACCGAAGTAGCTACCGGTCTGGGTCTCGATAAAGATCAGCGGGGACTCTCCGGTATTCTCGATCCTGTGCGCAGCCCCGCGGGGAATATCCACCGCCTGTCCGGATTGAAGCGGAATCCCCCTCCCGTCAAGGGTCACCAGGGCCTGCCCGCTCACCACATACCAGTGCTCCTGCCTGCGGAAGTGCTTCTGGTAGCTCAACCTCCGCCCCGGTTCCACCGTGATCCTCTTGACCTTGCAGTCGGGGGCGTCGAGCAAGACCTCCCACTTCCCCCAGGGGGTCCGGGCGCGGCGCGCCCTGGCCTTTTCCTTTTCTAAAACCTTCCTGTAGACCTCCAGATAATCGTTCACCATGCGCTCCCTGCTAAAGCGCTCCTCTACCCACTGCCGGCAGGCAGCCCGTTCGAGCCCGGGGATCCGCGCCAGGGCCTCAACGGCCTCCCCCACGCTCCCCACCAGGTAGCCGGTCACACCGTCCCTGATCACCTCCGGCATCGAACCCCTGTTGAAGGCCACCACAGGGGTGCCGCAGGCCATGGCCTCAACGACACTGAGACCGAAGGGCTCCTCGAAACTGATAGGGTGCAGGAGGGCATAGGCCCCGCCGAGGAGGCTGCTCCTCCTCTCCGGCCCCACAGAGCCCAGGTAGGTTACCTGGTGGCCGTCCAGGAAGGGGGCCACGTGCTCCCGGAAGTAGGCCTCATCCTGGAT includes the following:
- a CDS encoding glycosyltransferase, encoding MKVALLSPIAWRTPPRHYGPWERVVSLLCEGLVEKGVDVTLFATGDSLTRAKLEYVCKTPYEEDSSILPKVWECLHIAHLFERAGEFDLIHNNFDFLPLSYSRLVDTPLVTTIHGFSSPKILPVYKEYADRSYYVAISNADRSPELEYIATVYHGIDVESFEFSPEQGDYLLYFGRIHPDKGTREAIEIARRFGMRLFLAGIIQDEAYFREHVAPFLDGHQVTYLGSVGPERRSSLLGGAYALLHPISFEEPFGLSVVEAMACGTPVVAFNRGSMPEVIRDGVTGYLVGSVGEAVEALARIPGLERAACRQWVEERFSRERMVNDYLEVYRKVLEKEKARARRARTPWGKWEVLLDAPDCKVKRITVEPGRRLSYQKHFRRQEHWYVVSGQALVTLDGRGIPLQSGQAVDIPRGAAHRIENTGESPLIFIETQTGSYFGEDDIIRLEDDYGRA